In Thalassococcus sp. S3, the sequence GCGTACCGACATCGAGGAGGCAGCAGAGGCGCTTGAAATAAGCTTGCCGAAGAACCTTGGCGACGTGCTCTACTCGTTTCGTTTCCGTACCGCCCTACCCGATAGTATTGTAGCAACAGAGCCGGAAGGGCTCGAATGGATCGTAGAGCTTGCCGGTCGTGCGAAGTACCGCTTCAGTTTGGTCAAAGCGAGCCGCGTGGTTCCGCGTGACGACCTTGTTACGATCACCATCCCCGATGCGACTCCCGAGTTGATCCGGGCTTATGCGTTGGATGACGAGCAGGCACTTCTTGCCATTGTTCGCTATAATCGCCTGATCGACACGTTTCTCGGGCTCACGACCTATAGTCTCCAAAACCACCTACGTACGACTGTGACGGACGTAGGTCAGATCGAGATCGACGAACTCTACATGGGTCTAGATAAGCACGGATGTCATTATGTTATTCCAGTGCAGGCCAAAGGCGGAAACGACAAAATCGGCATTGTGCAGATTGGTCAGGATATCGCCTTTGCGACCCAGAAGTTCCCGGGCATGAGGTGTCGTGCCATCGCCGTGCAGTTTCTGGCGGGCGAAGTTGTCGCCATGTTCGAGCTTACGGTGCAAGACGATGAGATTAAAGTCGTCGAAGAAAAACACTACAAGCTCGTGCCAGCGGACCGCGTTGATCGAGAGCGGGCGATTTCCTACCGGTAAGCTCCAGCACAGACCCCCTTCTGATCATTCCAATCACCCGTATGCCAAGCTGTAGCTACGGTAGCCGGCATTGATCCCATTTTGAAACGACTCATCTTAGGAATTTGTTAATCTAGTGTATGGTATCATAATACCTCAAAGAGTGAGGTCATCTGGCAGAGCAGATCACAGAGCAGAAACAGCAGGTACAGGCCGAAGAGGCGTTGCGCGCGCAAGTACAACGCGACATCGAGGCCGCGCGGGCGCAGATTGAGGCGGCTCTTGCGATGCTCAATAGTCACCCCAACCGCGATGAGTTGACCGGCCAAATAGGCACGTTGCAATCCCAGCTGATGCAGCTTGATGGCCTGCGGGCCGAGGCAAGCACCGGCACCCTCACGCAGCTTGCCGCCTTGCAGGTCGGTGTGGCCGTTTCTGTCGGAGCCGCCCATAATGTGACAGCGCATGCCACATCCAGTGCGGCGGTGGAGGCGTTCCAATCCGTGATCGTGATGAGCCAAGAGCAGATGATCGCGCTCGAACGCGATCACCGCCACCACTCCGAGCAGTTCCAGCAGTTTGAATCTGACATGTTCACCCGGATCGACGCGCTGGCCGCTGTCAACGGCGTGGATGTTTCCGGCTTCCATGAGAAGCAGCGCCAGTTGCAGGCCGAGTACAATGAAGCCAAAGCGCGCGGGGATCTGGCCGGGATGCTCGAAGCAGATGCGCTGCGCACTAACAGTCTGCGGGTGGGGTTAGAGCATGTCGGTGCATCACCGGCCGAGATTGACGCGGCGCGTGAGCAAGAAGAAGCCGCCCAGCAGCGCTATCTCGATCAGACCGCCATCGAGGCGCGGCGCGAAGCGGAGCAACAGGGCATGAGCGCCGACGCGGTCAAGGAGCATGTGGCGGTTGCAGTAGCCGAGGCTGATGCGGGATTGGAAGAACGCAAGGCAAGATATGCCGAGAAGACGGCCTCAAAATTTGAAGCTTCGTTCGACAAGCCGAAATTTGCAGTAACAGAAGCCACCGAAGCCGATGCTCCCCTGCCAACACCACACGATCAGCAGCCTACGG encodes:
- a CDS encoding endonuclease yields the protein MAKKPNRYGALVEKIFLDRYEPGATSLDFARTDIEEAAEALEISLPKNLGDVLYSFRFRTALPDSIVATEPEGLEWIVELAGRAKYRFSLVKASRVVPRDDLVTITIPDATPELIRAYALDDEQALLAIVRYNRLIDTFLGLTTYSLQNHLRTTVTDVGQIEIDELYMGLDKHGCHYVIPVQAKGGNDKIGIVQIGQDIAFATQKFPGMRCRAIAVQFLAGEVVAMFELTVQDDEIKVVEEKHYKLVPADRVDRERAISYR